The genomic interval AACATAACCCTTCAGCCACTCTCGGATACTATTCTTACCAAACAATCAGCGGTAAAAAAGACAACTTCATCTTCTTCTGGGGCTATCGTACTCACGTCATTGTCTCTAAAGAAGGTATTCCTCTTGTCGAACTTACTCTCCCTAACAATGTCAAAGATTCTGTCGCCGCTCGTAAACTCATCAAAAAACTTAAACGTGTCTACGGTACCCGCAAAGGCTCCATTCTCTTGGCCGATGCCGCTTACGACAAACGTGAACTTTATAATTTCATCGTCAATGAACTCAAGTGGCTCGCCTTCATTCCTATAAACCCTCGCAACACACAACAAAACAAAACCTTCGGTCCTAATGGTTTCCCCCTCTGCGACGCCAAACTCGAAATGAAGCCCGACGGCATCTGGACTGAAGGTTTGAGAACCCGCAGCAAATTCCGATGCCCGATTAAAACCAGTGTAAAGTTCGCCAAAAATCACCCTAATGGATGCCCCGTAGATCACTGCAAATTCAATCCCTACGGCTGTACAAAACATTTAGATATTACTGATGATGCCCGTTCT from Candidatus Ancaeobacter aquaticus carries:
- a CDS encoding transposase; amino-acid sequence: HNPSATLGYYSYQTISGKKDNFIFFWGYRTHVIVSKEGIPLVELTLPNNVKDSVAARKLIKKLKRVYGTRKGSILLADAAYDKRELYNFIVNELKWLAFIPINPRNTQQNKTFGPNGFPLCDAKLEMKPDGIWTEGLRTRSKFRCPIKTSVKFAKNHPNGCPVDHCKFNPYGCTKHLDITDDARSRVPRNSLFYKNTCNLRTEVERYFARLGDRELEQTTHYKMRSIKNQMTIAHLSLSLVAHAAAILIEQPTKIRCYRTFASEPLASLTG